The Astatotilapia calliptera chromosome 14, fAstCal1.2, whole genome shotgun sequence genome includes a region encoding these proteins:
- the LOC113036261 gene encoding uncharacterized protein LOC113036261: MSGRGGVRARGPERRAGPRRGQGRGVRMRCGGIPRAARTVVSDEIRATIIDHVINHGLSLREAGERLQPNLRRSTVASIIRTFQQTNRMQRLPPSGGRGKLLSNDQELAIVEMVTANNAIKLREIQTRIVADHEIFDNIDRISLTTISRTLSKHRVRMKQLYTVPFKRNSERVKELRRQYVQRVMELEANQAPHEFIYIDEAGFNLAKRRRRGRNVIGKRATVDVPGQRGANITMCAAIANAGLLLHKCQVGPYNTERLLAFLNDLHQRLVPEQGQEGENMRTFVITWDNVAFHHSQAITTWFEVHPRLVSLFLPPYSPFLNPREEFFSAWRWKVYDHQPHDQMSLLEAMDAGSRDITVDDCQGWIRHTRRFYPRCIDLDNIRCDVDENMWPNPEDRRD; encoded by the exons ATGTCTGGTCGAGGAGGAGTAAGAGCAAGGGGCCCAGAGAGAAGAGCAGGCCCAAGGAGAGGGCAAGGTAGAGGTGTAAGAATGCGTTGTGGTGGCATTCCAAGGGCAGCAAGAACAGTAGTCAGTGATGAAATCCGTGCCACTATCattgaccatgtaatcaaccatgGTCTTTCACTAAGAGAGGCTGGTGAAAGACTGCAGCCCAATTTGAGGCGGTCAACGGTTGCCTCCATTATACGCACCTTTCAACAAACCAACAG AATGCAACGTCTTCCACCCTCTGGGGGAAGAGGAAAGCTCCTCAGTAATGATCAGGAGCTTGCCATTGTGGAAATGGTTACTGcaaataatgcaataaaactgCGTGAAATTCAAACTAGAATTGTGGCGGACCATGAGATATTCGACAATATCGATAGAATCAGCCTCACAACCATTTCGCGGACATTGTCCAAACACAGAGTGCggatgaagcagctctacacTGTTCCCTTTaagaggaacagtgagagggtCAAGGAGCTACGACGACAATATGTCCAG AGAGTTATGGAATTGGAGGCCAACCAGGCCCCTCATGAATTCATATACATCGATGAGGCAGGATTCAATCTGGCCAAAAGGCGTCGACGTGGACGAAATGTAATTGGAAAAAGGGCCACAGTTGATGTGCCAGGACAGAGAGGGGCAAACATTACCATGTGTGCAGCAATTGCAAATGCAGGATTACTCCTTCACAAATGTCAGGTTGGACCCTATAATACAGAGCGCTTGCTTGCCTTTCTCAATGATCTCCACCAGCGCTTGGTTCCAGAGCAGGGTCAGGAGGGTGAAAACATGAGGACCTTTGTAATTACCTGGGACAATGTGGCTTTCCATCACTCGCAAGCAATAACAACATGGTTTGAAGTCCACCCAAGACTGGTAAGTCTCTTCCTTCCACCCTATTCACCTTTCCTCAACCCCAGAGAGGAGTTCTTTTCTGCGTGGAGGTGGAAGGTTTATGACCATCAGCCACATGACCAGATGTCCCTCCTTGAAGCCATGGATGCTGGCTCCAGGGACATCACAGTTGACGATTGCCAAGGGTGGATCCGACATACCAGGCGGTTTTATCCCAGGTGCATCGACTTGGATAACATCAGatgtgatgttgatgaaaacatgtGGCCTAACCCTGAAGATCGCAGAGATTAG